The DNA sequence GGTCCGCATCCCTCTAGTCCTCGGCAGATCCCGGCGGTGCCGGTGTCGCGACTCCTACTCACACTACCACCATCCCGTTACAAGTTCCCCCACACCCTTCAACGGTCCACAGGCGCCAGGCTGCGGATGAAGTTGATGACGTGCCAGCGCTCCTCCTCGGTGAGCCGGCCGCGCCAGGCCGGCATCGCCGTGCCGGGAATGCCGTTGCTGATCCACAAGAACAGTTGCCCGTCGGGGTGTCCCATCGCCATGTGCACCCGGAAGTCCACCGGCCGCGGACGCAGCGTCGCCGCCAGGGGGCCGTCGCCGGCACCCTCCGGGCCGTGACAGACCTCGCAGTTCTGTCGGTAGACGCGCTCTCCGATCGCCACCGACTCGAACGTGGCCGGAAACGGGTTGCGCAGGGCGAACGGGTCGACCGGCGGCGCGAGCGAGCCGCGGACCACGAGCACACCCAGTCCGAAGGTCACGATTCCCGCTGCGATCGCCGACCGCCCTCGCACGGTTCGGTGCGCCCGAGTCGCCGCCGCGTGCACCGCGAGCCCGGCGCCGGCCAGGGCGACGAGGATGCCGACGACAACCGCCGCGTCGGACATCGCTCCCAGGCCGTTCACCAGGAACGACGTGTTCATCGCACACCCTCCACGCGCAGTGCCAGAAGGTGAACCCGCGCCGTCCCATCCGGCAGGGCGATCTCCATCTGCCACGGGCCTCCCATCGGAAGCACCGCACGGCCGCGAAACGTCCCGGCCGTGACCTGCTGCACCGGGACGTGGACCGGCGGCATGCGGTGCCCGATCATCTCGGCGAGTACACGAACCCGCGACGGGTCGGGTACGTCCCCCGCGCGGGTCCGGGCCGTGAAGCGGATCTCGAAGCCTCCGCGTGCGGGGTCCAGCCGACCCCGCACGACCCAATCTCCAGCCTGTTGCTCGAACGAGATCGACTCCCGCACCTCGGCCCGCTCGGGCGGTGCCTGACTGGTGAGCGTGCCGGTGAGCGCGAACACCGCGACCAACAGCGCAGCCTCCGCACGTACGCCCAGCACGAAGGACGTCGGCGACCCGCCCCGGAGCACCGTCGGGAGCAGCCGCCACCGGTTCGCAGCGGCCACGGACCAGACAGCGACCACCAGCCCCAGTTTGTACAGCAGCGCCCTCCCGTACGTCGTCCCCGTGAGAGCCTCCACTCCCCACAGGTGCACGAACGCAGCGTACAGACCCGTTCCCACGAGCAGGACGACACCGGCTGCTCCGACGGCCGAGAGGCGTCGGGCTGCTCGGGCCAGCCGGTCGGGATGTCCGCGCGGGGGTAGGGCAGCAAAGTACACCAGTGCCCCTCCCCAACCGACCGCGCAGGCCAGGTGCACCACATCGGCGAGCAACGGTCCCCAGCCGGCCGCACCCGCGTGCGACGTCCAGCTGATCGTACCGAACAGGCCCAGCGCGGCGACTGCGAAAGCGGCACCGCTGACGGCGTTCCCCGAGCTGCCCACAAGTCCGGACCCGAGCAGGAGCAGCACGAGCCCGATCCGCAGCAGCGTTGCAATCCCGTGCCGGCTCCCGCCCAGGTAGCCGGCGAAAAGATCCAGGTCTAACCGTGCCTGCAACCCGTAGACGGCGAGGACAACGTCGGCCAGGCTCGCGAAGACGATCAGCCCGCCCCCGACGTGCAGACCGTTGACCAGACGGCGTGCGGTCGCATCGTCGACGGGCGGCGCGATCCAGCGCGCGAAGAAACCCCCGCCGGCGAGCAGGACCGCGCCCAGATAGAGTGCAGTCCTAACCCCCGCCTCCACTCCTGCCTGCCGGCCGGTACGTGAACACGAAGAACCCCTGCGTCGTGTGCGTGTCGATCGACAGCACGCGCCACATGACGACGAAGTGCCCAGGCGTCAGGTTCTCCTTGAGCCGGATCACGATCTGTGCGCTTACGCGATCGGTCGTTGCCAGGCCGTCGTCGGCGCGCGCCGTCTCGTCGCCGCGCCGGCGCAGCACCTCGTTGACCAGCAACGCTGCGATCCTGTTCAGTTGCTGGCGGTTCGCGCCAGCGGGCGCGTTCAGCGGATACACCCTGAAGATGCTGAAGCGCACCTCGACGGGTTCGCTAAACACCAAGCGTACCTCGCGCGGCGGGGTGGTCACCACGGCCCCGTCAGCCGGCACTGACATCCTCAGGTACGAGTGGGCTGCAGCGGCATCGATGCCGAGGACAGCCGCGACGACCGCGACAGCAATCCCGGCAGCGAAGAGTGTTGGCCCTCGCATCACGGGAACCGCAACGTGCTGAGCGGCCGCACTTCGTGCGTCTCGAACGTCTCGTCGAAGGAGACGTCGCCGATGTTCCCCCACACGGGGATCCGGTACACACCGGGCCGGGCCAGCAGGACGTCGTCCGTGTAGTAGCCGGGCCGGCCGCGCTGCGGTCGGATCTGGAAGCGGCGCCTCGTCGCGCCGTCCGGGGCGATGATCTCGGCGTTGACGCTCCTCTCCAGGCCCTCCCCCGGCTGGTTGTCGGCGGTGCGGACGATCAGGTCCAGGCCGTTCCGCTCGTTGGTGAAGGAGGGTTCACGAACCATGCCGACGATCACCCTGTAACGACCCCCGCCCACCTCCTTCGTCTGGTGTGCCGAAGCTTGCTGCGGGGTCCAAGAAATCAGGGTTGCGATCATCGCCGCGCCGGTCAGCAGGGTTGCGGTGATGAACAACCACAGACGTCGTCTCATGGCTTGCCTCCTGATCTCGCGTCACTGTGGGCGCCACCGGCTCCGTGCCACTGGGCGCTGCTCGGACTGGTTCGAGATCAGGCGGGACGCGGAGGCGGTTCGGGAACGGGGAGGGTGGGGCCTGCCGGGAGGAGAAACGCAAACGACAGGACGTGTCCTCCGGGGCTGGGCGGCGACAGCTGCGGACTCGAGGGGATGGCTGCGACGAGCGAGGCCATGCCTACGACGAGTGGTCCCAGGACACCGAGGATGCCAATCGACAGTACGCGCACTCCGTCCTGCAGGTGCGATTCGGGGTGTGTCACCCGAGTCGGCGAGGTCGCTGAACGGTGGTGGTGCTCGATGAGGGCCTGCTGCCGGGATGCCGCGTCGCCGCCGATGACAATGTGGGTGTGATACGGATCTCGCTCTGCGGTCGGATCCAGCAGAGGGCCGGCCAGCACGGCACATAGCCACACCGCGACGACGATCCCTCGGGTCGGGTTCTTCCGCATCGTGCGGTCCAGACCTCGCGCCCAGTCTATCACACCCAACGTGGTTTGCTCGGCGCGGCGGTTGGATTTGCCACCCGCACATTCAGAAGGTGAGGTGACGCCGTGACGAAGTGGTCCAGATGCGTAGCATCGTGTGCGTGGATCGCAGTCGTTTTGGTCGTGATCATCGTCGCAGCGATCGCGACGGTGCCGCTGGGCGCGTCGCCCGGACCGGCCGGTGCACAGAGCGTGGATGCGTTCGATCCGGCGCGTGTCGTCGAGATCGTCGAAGAGGGCGAGCGCGACCTGGGCGGTTTCCGCCAGTCCTACCAAGTGGTCCGTGTGCAGATCACCGGAGGTCCGGACCGAGGCCAGGAGACGGAGGCCGAATTCGGGGAGGCGTTCAACGTTCCCCAGGCCCAGCGCCTACGCGAGGGGGAGCGGGTCGTCCTGGTCAGGACCGCTCCCGCCGGGGAGGCGTTCGTCGTCGACCGGTACAGGCTCCCGTGGATGGGCGTCGTGTTGGCGCTGTTCTTCGGTCTGGCCTTGGCGTTCGCGCGGTGGCGTGGGATGACGGCCTTGTTGGGTCTGAGCCTCAGCCTGCTGGTGCTCGTGCAGTTCGTGGTCCCGCAGATCATGGCGGGCGCAAACCCACTGGTGGTGACGATGCTAGCGGCGCTGGTGATCGCGGTGGTCTCGATCTACCTCGCGCACGGCTTCTACCTGCGGACCACGGTCGCGATCGTCAGTACGGTGCTGACGCTGGCGGTTGCCGCGGGGCTGGCGATGGGGTTCGTCTCGTTGGCCAAGTTGTTCGGGGCCGGCAAGGAGGAGGCGTTCTACCTGCAGCTGGGTCTCCTGCAGACGGTCAACCTGAGGGGGCTGCTGTTGGGCGGGATCATCCTGGGGGCGTTGGGGGTCCTCGACGACATCACGACGGCCCAGGCGGCCGTGGTCGCCGAGCTCAAGCACGCCAACCCCACGCTGTCGTTCCGGGAGCTGTACCGACGTGGCCTGGCAGTGGGCCAGGAGCACATCACCGCGCTGGTGAACACCCTCGTCTTGGCGTATGCGGGGGCTTCACTTCCCCTGTTCATCCTGTTCACGGTGGACCGCGGCCAGCCCCTTTGGGTGACGCTCAACAGCGAGTATATCGGCGAGGAAGTGGTGCGCGCCGCGGTCGGCAGCATCGCGCTGATCCTGGCCGTCCCCATCACGACCGCCCTGGCGGCTTGGACCCTCAAGGGGGAGCACGTCGGGGGTCACGCCCACTGACGCACCGGTCCCTGCCCTGTGCCCTGCCCGGTGCCAGGCACAGTCCCATGCCAGGCACAGTCCCAGCAAATTCCCGCGGGCCGTGCGAGCCCCCGTGCCAGGCACGGTGCAGCGTGCCAGGTACGCAACGAGGTCCCCGTGCCAGGCACGGTGCAGCGTGCCAGGTACGCAATGAGCGAATCGAGGCAGCCCGCGCGTTCATTGTGTCGGGACTAGACAAAGACGGCCCGGAGGGAGTAGCCATGCCACGGCCGCCGAGAGTCGAAGTTCCCGGGGGCGTCTACAACGTCACCGCCCGTGGGAACCGGGGGCAGAAGATCTTCTGGGATGCGCAGGACTACGGTACCTACCTCCACCTACTGGCTCGCGCCGCTGCCCGGTGGGAGGTTCGGATCCTCGCATACGCGCTCATGCCCAACCATCTGCACCTCCTGGTGCGGACCGGGAGGATGCCGTTGGGGAATGTGATGCACGCTGTCCAGGGGACGTTCGCCCGCAACTGGAACCGGCGGCG is a window from the Armatimonadota bacterium genome containing:
- a CDS encoding cytochrome c; its protein translation is MNTSFLVNGLGAMSDAAVVVGILVALAGAGLAVHAAATRAHRTVRGRSAIAAGIVTFGLGVLVVRGSLAPPVDPFALRNPFPATFESVAIGERVYRQNCEVCHGPEGAGDGPLAATLRPRPVDFRVHMAMGHPDGQLFLWISNGIPGTAMPAWRGRLTEEERWHVINFIRSLAPVDR
- a CDS encoding CopD family protein gives rise to the protein MEAGVRTALYLGAVLLAGGGFFARWIAPPVDDATARRLVNGLHVGGGLIVFASLADVVLAVYGLQARLDLDLFAGYLGGSRHGIATLLRIGLVLLLLGSGLVGSSGNAVSGAAFAVAALGLFGTISWTSHAGAAGWGPLLADVVHLACAVGWGGALVYFAALPPRGHPDRLARAARRLSAVGAAGVVLLVGTGLYAAFVHLWGVEALTGTTYGRALLYKLGLVVAVWSVAAANRWRLLPTVLRGGSPTSFVLGVRAEAALLVAVFALTGTLTSQAPPERAEVRESISFEQQAGDWVVRGRLDPARGGFEIRFTARTRAGDVPDPSRVRVLAEMIGHRMPPVHVPVQQVTAGTFRGRAVLPMGGPWQMEIALPDGTARVHLLALRVEGVR
- a CDS encoding copper resistance protein CopC, with the protein product MRGPTLFAAGIAVAVVAAVLGIDAAAAHSYLRMSVPADGAVVTTPPREVRLVFSEPVEVRFSIFRVYPLNAPAGANRQQLNRIAALLVNEVLRRRGDETARADDGLATTDRVSAQIVIRLKENLTPGHFVVMWRVLSIDTHTTQGFFVFTYRPAGRSGGGG
- a CDS encoding YibE/F family protein, with protein sequence MTKWSRCVASCAWIAVVLVVIIVAAIATVPLGASPGPAGAQSVDAFDPARVVEIVEEGERDLGGFRQSYQVVRVQITGGPDRGQETEAEFGEAFNVPQAQRLREGERVVLVRTAPAGEAFVVDRYRLPWMGVVLALFFGLALAFARWRGMTALLGLSLSLLVLVQFVVPQIMAGANPLVVTMLAALVIAVVSIYLAHGFYLRTTVAIVSTVLTLAVAAGLAMGFVSLAKLFGAGKEEAFYLQLGLLQTVNLRGLLLGGIILGALGVLDDITTAQAAVVAELKHANPTLSFRELYRRGLAVGQEHITALVNTLVLAYAGASLPLFILFTVDRGQPLWVTLNSEYIGEEVVRAAVGSIALILAVPITTALAAWTLKGEHVGGHAH